CGACGGACTCGGCGAACTCCCGTGCGGCGGCGAGGGTTTCGTCACTCGTCTTGTAACCGCGGACGAGTTCGACGAGCTGCATCATCGGGACCGGCGAGAAGAAGTGCACACCGACGACCCGCTCGGGACGCTCGGTGGCCGCCGCGATCTTGGTGATCGGGATGGCGGAGGTGTTGGAGGCCAGCACGGTGTCCTCGCGCACGATCTTGTCGAGCGTGCGGAAGATCTCGTGCTTGACCTCGAGCTTCTCGAAGACGGCCTCGACGACGACGTCCGCGTCGGCGGCGGCGTCCAGGTCGGTGGTCGCGGTGATCCGGGCGAGGGCCGCGTCGGCGTCGTGCGCCTCCAGCTTGCCCTTGCTGACAAACTTGTCGTACGACGCCTTGATGCCGTCGGTGCCACGCTTGAGAGCCTCGTCGGTGACGTCCCTGAGGACGACGTCCCAGCCCGCCTGAGCGGAGACCTGGGCGATCCCGGAACCCATCAAGCCGGCGCCGATGACGGCAAGCTTCCGTGCCACTGTTGCGACTCCCCTTTGAAACGCCTTACACCCTGTTTAGGTTGCCTCTTCGGCGGACCTTAGCGGTCGTGAGGGACTGTGTGACCGGTTAGTAACGCGAGTCACGTCTCATCTGACGGACATCACACCGGCACGGGTCATTCCGCGCGTCGGACGGCGTAGTTGAGCACCTTTTCGCTCAACAGCTCCTCGATGTCGTCGAGAAGCACGAGCACCTCACGTGATACTTCGTCCGGATTGCACCCCTTGAGCATCTCGCGGCCGACGGCGACGAAAACCGTCTGGTGACACCAGGAGATCTGACCGGCGATCAGGCCCGGCAGCGGGTCGCCTTCGGGCGCGCCGGCCTCCTCGCTGAGGGTGGCTTCGAGGTGGTCGTGGATCTCCTGCTGGAGGCTCCAGAGTCGGGAGCGCAAGGGCGGCGCCTCGTGGATGACGCGCATGAAGCGGTCGTAGCCCTCCATGAGGCCGAGCCTCGGGGAGACCGCCTCGGCCTCGGCACGCAGCTCGCGCAGTACGGCCCGGGCGGCCGACTCCCCGTGAACCCGTCCGCGCACCCAGCGGGAGAGCTGCTCGACGACGCCGGCGGGCGCCTCCGGCGAGGCGGGCGGCAGCGGGGTGCGGCGCGCACCCCGCTGCCGCATATATCCCGGTCAACCAGATACTGCACATTCCCCTGAGCGACCCGGTGCCGCACATTTGAGCGGTACCCCAAGGGTTCCCACCCAGCCTCCCTGCGTCTCAGCCTCCGCTCAAGCCGCCCGCAAGGGCATCGTGGAAGCCGTGCGCGGCATCGACCTGGCCGTCCGCGAGGGCGAGATCCTCGGCTTCCTGGGCCCGAACGGGGCAGGCAAGACGACGACCCTGCGGATGCTGACGACTTTGCTGGCGCCCACCGGGGGCGCGGCCACCGTGGCGGGCTGCGATCTCGCGACCGACCCCGCCGGGGTGCGCCGGGCGTGCGGATACGTGGCCCAGTCCGGCGGGGTCGACCCGCAGATCACCGTGCGGGAGGAGCTGGTCACTCAGGGCCGCCTGTACCGCCTGACGAAGACGCAGGCGACCCGGCGGGCCGAGGAGCTGGCCCGCGACCTGAGCCTGACCGACCTCCTCGACCGCAAGGCCGGCGCCCTCTCCGGCGGCCAGCGACGCCGCCTCGACATCGCGATGGCGCTCACGCACCGCCCGAAGGTCCTGTTCCTCGACGAGCCGACGACCGGCCTCGACCCCGGCAGCCGGGCCGACCTGTGGGACCTGATCCGCCGCCTGCGCGACGAGCACGGCACCACGGTCTTCCTGACCACCCACTACCTCGACGAGGCCGACGCCCTCTCCGACCGCCTGGTCGTCGTCGACCGGGGCGTGGTCGTCGCGGAGGGCACACCGAGCGCGCTGAAGCTGCAGTACGGCGGCTCGATCGACGCCTCCCTCCAGGACACGTTCCTCGCCATCACCGGCCGCAGCGCCACGCCGGCCGACGCCGCCCCCGTAGCCGTATAGGAATCCCCGGATGCTGTTCCAGGACACGGCCCTCATCTACGGCCGTTACCTCCGCCAGTCCCTGCGCTCCCGCTTCGCCCTGCTCTTCGGCGTGCTGATGCCGCTGCTGTACCTGCTCTTCTTCGGCCCGCTCCTGACCGACCTGCCGCTCGGCGGGCGCGGCAGCTCGTGGCAGATGCTGGTGCCCGGGCTGCTGCTGCAACTCGGCTTGTTCGGGGCGTCGTTCGCGGGCTTCTCGGTCATCATCGAGCAGGGCCAGGGCGTGGTGGAGCGCATGCGCGTGACGCCCGTCAGCCGCCTGGCGCTGCTGCTGGGCCGCGTCCTGCGCGACGCCACCGTCTTCGTCTTCCAGGCGGTGCTGCTGGTGCTGGCGGCGTTGGCGATGGGCCTCAGGGCTCCCGTGCCCGGCGTGCTGATCGGCTTCGCGTTCGTCGCGCTGCTGACGGTGTCGCTGGCCTCCCTGTCGTACGCGCTCGCCATGAAGGTCCGCACACCGCAGGAGGTCGGGCCGGCGATCAACGCCATGACGATGCCGATGATGCTGCTGTCGGGCCTGATGCTGCCGATGACACTGGGGCCGAGGTGGCTGGACGTCCTCTCCCACTTCGTGCCGTTCCGCTATCTGGTGGACGCGGTACGGGACGCCTACGTCGGCTCGTACGCGACGGCGCACATGCTGTACGGCGTCCTGGTCGCGCTCGCCTTCACCGCACTGGCCGTGACAGTCGGCACACGCGTGTTCCGAACCGCCGGAGCGTAACTACGCTGGCCACATGGTCAATCTGACGCGCATCTACACCAGGACCGGCGACCAGGGCACCACCGCCCTCGGCGACATGAGCCGGGTCGCCAAGACCGATCTGCGGATCTCGGCGTACGCCGACGCCAACGAGGCGAACGCGGTGATCGGCACGGCGATCGCACTGGGCGGGCTCGACGAGGAGGTCGTCAAGGTCCTCACCCGCGTGCAGAACGACCTGTTCGACGTGGGTGCGGACCTGTCGACGCCGGTGGTGGAGAACCCGGAGTTCCCGCCGCTGCGGGTCGAGCAGTTCTACATCGACAAGCTGGAGGCGGACTGCGACCGCTTCAACGAGCAGCTGGAGAAGCTGCGGTCCTTCATCCTTCCGGGCGGCACGCCGGGCGCGGCCCTGCTGCACCAGGCCTGCACGGTCGTACGCCGGGCCGAGCGCTCCACGTGGGCCGCGCTGGAGGTGCATGGCGAGGCGATGAACCCGCTGACGGCGACCTACCTCAACCGCCTGTCGGACCTGCTGTTCATCTTGGCGCGGACGGCGAACAAGTCCGAGGGCGACGTCCTCTGGGTCCCCGGCGGGGAGCGCTGAAGCAGCCTTGGCGAAGTCGACTGCGGTTCGGCAGCACCCTGAAGGGGCGCGGGGAACTGCGCGACCAGCCTCGACGAGGCCGCGGACGAACAACGGCCCAGCACGGCGCTTCCAGCGGAGCGCTCAGCTGTTCTCCCGCACCCGTTGGTACAGGCCCACGAGGACGAGGGCGCCGCCGACACACATCATCACCAGACCGAACTTCGTCAGCGTGACGACCGGCACGTCCACGTCCTCGGTGAACAACCAAAGCGGCAGGCCGGTCAGGAAGGTGACGATGCCTTCCAGCAGGTTCTTCGACGCCTGGCTCATGACCGGACACGCTCCTCGCCGCTCGTGAGCCCGGACTCCTTCTCGGCGCCGGCGGGGGCCTTCTTCGGCCAGATCCAGTACCCCAGGGCGATCAGGCCGTAGATGCCGACCATGCGGATCGCCACCCACTGGAAGGCCCGGAGGGAGCTGACGTCCCCGGAGTCGCCGACGTACCAGACCGCGAGCTGGAGCAGTCCCAGCGCCACCGCTCCCCCGAACACCGCCCGCAGCCACAGCTTCGCCTCGTGCCGGGCGCGGGCGCGGCCGTAGCGGGGCGGCTTCGGCGGGGGCGGGCCGCCGGCCAGGCGGTGGGCGGCGTGGCCGTCGAGCCAGCGGATCGTGTAGTGGCCGAAGGCCACCGTGTAGCCGATGTAGAGCGCCGCCACGCCGTGCTCCCAGCTCGGCTCGGCGCCGTTCTTCAGGTCGATCGCCGTCGCGACGAACAGGACCAGCTCCAGCACCGGCTCGCACAGCAGCAGCACCACGCTGGTGCGGCGCCACGTCAGCAGGTAGCGCACGGCCAGGCCCAGGGCCAGCAGCACCCAGAAGCCGACCTCGCAGGCGATGATGAGGGCGACGATCACGACTTGCTCCCTTCGGTCACCTGTCCAGGCTCCCGGCGGCCACGCCCCCTTTCGTCGTCGGCGGTGACGAAACCGCCGTACATCGAAAGATGCAGTCCAGGACCCTCCCCCTGAATCAGGCGTCGCCCGCGGGCGCCGTGTTGGATGGAGTCATGGCCCTCCCCCGCCCGCACCGCTTCGACGTGTACATCGGCATCGGCGGGCTGCTCGGCGGTCTGCTGCTGGTGGGCATCGGCCTGGGCACGCGGACCGCCAAGGACCCGATCACGCTCTTCGACGGTCCCTGGCCGATCCTGGTACCGCTCACCGTGATGGCCGGCTGCGAACTGCTGCGCCGGACGGCCCCCCGCGCAGCCCTGCTGATCGGCACGCCCGCGATCTGCGTGGACGTCGTGACCCAGGGCAACCTGGCCACGGTCCTGATGTTCACCGACATCGTCTACGCGGCCGTGCTGTACGGTCCGCTCGCCTCGGCCCGCCGTATCCAGTGGATCACCGGTCTGCTCACGGTGGCCGGAACGCTGGTGCCGTTCGCGGTGTGGCGCGTTCCGGAGGCGCTGCTGATCGGCGTGGTCGTCGGTGTCGTGGCGTACGCGCCCGCCGCCACCGGCTGGATCGTCCGCAACCATCGCGACGCCGCCGAGGCCGCCCGCCTGCGGGCCGAACAGACCGCTCTGCTGGCCGAGATGGACCGCGCCCAGGCCGTGACCTCGGAACGCGCCCGCATGGCACGTGAGTTGCACGACATGGTCGCCAACCACCTCTCCGCCATCGCCATCCACTCCACGGCCGCGCTCTCCATCGACGACCCGAAGACCTCCCAGGAGGCCCTGTCGGTCATCCGCGAGAACAGCGTCGAAGGGCTCGCCGAGATGCGCCGGCTCATCGGCATCCTGCGCGACTCCACCGGCGACACCGAGCCGGTCGCCGCCCCCACGCTCGACGGCCTCGACACCCTGGTCGACGGCGCCCGCACCAACGGCCTCGACGTCACGCTCGACGCCTCCTGCCCCGCCGTCCCCACCCCGGTCGAACTCGCCGCCTACCGCATCGTCCAGGAGTCCCTGACCAACGCCCTCAAGCACGCCTCCCCCGGCCGGGTCAGGGTGGCGGTGGCCCAGCGGGACGGCTGCCTCACCGTCGCCGTGACCAGCCCGTTCGGCGGCGACCGCGAGGGCCCGCGCGCGCCCGGCTCGGGTGCCGGGCTGGTCGGGATGCGGGAGCGGGTCGCGCTGCTGGGCGGCAATTTCGAGGCCGGCCCCGTCCAGGACCCGGACTCGGTCGACGGCAAGATCTGGGCCGTACGCGCCACGCTTCCCGTGACCCAAGGAGACAGAGAATGATCCGCGTCCTGGTCGCCGAGGATCAGTCGGCCGTCCGCGCCGGGCTCGTCCTCATCCTGCGCAGCGCGCCCGACATCGAGGTGGTGGGCGAGGCGGCGGACGGCGCGCAGGCGGTGGCCCTGGCGCGCGAGCTGCGGCCCGACCTGGTGCTGATGGACGTTCAGATGCCGCGCTTGGACGGGGTGTCGGCGACGCGGCAGGTGGTCGCCGAGCGGCTGGCGGACGTCCTCGTGCTGACCACCTTCGACCTCGACGAGTATGTGTTCGGGGCGTTGCGGGCCGGGGCCGCGGGGTTTCTGCTGAAGAACACGGAAGCGAGGGATCTGATCGAGGCCGTCCGGACAGTGGCACGCGGGGAGGGCCTCATCGCCCCGGCGGTCACCCGGCGCCTGATCGCCGAGTTCGCCGCGAAGCCCGTACGGGAACCGACGGCCGACCCGTCGGTGCTGGACAGTCTCACGCGCCGCGAACGCGAGGTGCTGGCCTGCCTCGGGGAGGGGTTGTCCAACGCCGCCATCGCGACCCGTCTCGACATGGCCGAGGCGACGGTGAAGACGCACGTCAGCCGGTTGCTGGGGAAGCTGGAGCTGCGCAGCCGGGTGCAAGCGGCCGTACTGGCGCAGGAGTTGGGGATCTAGCGGAACGGAGCGAATCCGCGAGGGGCAAGTGGTCCAGACCTATTGACCCGTGGTCCAGACCTTTCTATTCTCACCGCACCATGAGTGGGCGTGAGGCTCAGCATGCCCCCCAACTCCCCGACAAGGAGGCGCAGCATGCGCTTCAGACACAGAGCCGCGGCAGGGTTCGCGACCCTGTTGCTCCCCTTCGCCGGCCTGGTCGGCCTCGCGGGCCCCGCCGAGGCCGCGACGTCCGCCACCGCCACCTACGCCAAGACACAGGACTGGGGCTCCGGCTTCGAGGGCAAGTGGACGGTGAAGAACACCGGCACGACCTCCCTCAGCTCCTGGACCGTCGAGTGGGACTTCCCGTCCGGCACGTCCGTCACCTCCGCCTGGGACGCCGACGTCACCTCCTCCGGCACCCACCGGACCGCCAAGAACAAGTCCTGGAACGGCACCCTCGCCCCCGGCGCCTCCGTCACCTTCGGCTTCAACGGCACCGGCTCCGGCTCCCCCGCGAACTGCAAGCTGAACGGCGGCAGCTGCGACGGCGGCAGCGTCCCCGGCGACAACCCGCCGTCCGCCCCCGGTACGCCCACCGCCTCCGACATCAGCAACACCTCGGTGAAGCTGTCCTGGAACGCCGCCACGGACGACAAGGGCATCAAGAACTACGACGTCCTGCGCGACGGCGCCAAGGTCGCCACCGTGACGACGACGTCGTACACCAACACCGGCCTGACCGCGGGCACCGACTACTCCTACACCGTCCAGGCCCGCGACACCGCCGACCAGACCGGCCCGGTCAGCGGCGCCCGCGCGGTGCGCACCACCGGCGGCGACCCGGACCCGGACCCGAACCCCGGATCCAAGGTCAAGCTCGGCTACTTCACCGAGTGGGGCGTCTACGGCCGCAACTACCACGTCAAGAACCTGGTGACCTCGGGCTCCGCCTCGAAGATCACGCACATCAACTACGCGTTCGGCAACGTCAAGGACGGCAAGTGCGTCGTCGACGACACCTACGCCGCCCACGACAAGGCCTACACCGCCGACCAGTCCGTCAGCGGCACCGCCGACACCTGGGACCAGCCACTGCGCGGCAACTTCAACCAGCTGCGCCAGCTGAAGGCCAAGTACCCGCACATCAAGGTGCTGTACTCCTTCGGCGGCTGGACCTACTCCGGCGGCTTCGGCCAGGCGGCGGCCAACGCCGCAGCCTTCGCCAAGTCCTGCAAGGCCGTGGTCGAGGACCCGCGCTGGGCCGACGTCTTCGACGGCATCGACATCGACTGGGAGTACCCGAACGCCTGCGGCCTGACCTGCGACACCTCCGGCCCCGCGGCCTTCAGGAACCTCTCGCAGGCACTGCGTGCCGAGTTCGGCTCGAACTACCTGATCACCGCCGCCATCACGGCCGACGCCTCGTCGGGCGGCAAGATCGACGCGGCCGACTACGGCGGCGCCGCCCAGTACCTCGACTGGTACAACGTGATGACGTACGACTACTTCGGCGCCTGGGACAAGACCGGCCCGACCGCCCCGCACTCGCCGCTCACGTCGTACTCCGGCATCCCGAAGGAGGGCTTCAACTCCGCCGCCGCCATAGCCAAGCTCAAGGCCAAGGGCGTCCCGGCGAGCAAGCTGCTGCTCGGCATCGGCTTCTACGGCCGCGGCTGGACCGGCGTCACCCAGTCCGCCCCCGGCGGCACGGCCACCGGCCCGGCCACCGGCACCTACGAGGCCGGCATCGAGGACTACAAGGTCCTCAAGAGCTCCTGCCCGGCCACCGGCACGATCGCGGGCACGGCGTACGCGCACTGCGGCAGCAACTGGTGGTCGTACGACACTCCCGCCACCATCGGTACGAAGATGTCGTGGGCCAAGACCCAGGGTCTGGGCGGCGCGTTCTTCTGGGAGTTCAGCGGTGACACCAGCAACGGCGAGCTGGTGAGCGCCATCAACAGCGGGCTCAACTAGCCGACGTACCAAGCGACATTGACACTCCCCCAGACTTCGTCCGGGGGGACCCCCACCCAGCGAGTGAATGTGGCTACGCCACATTCACTCGCTGTCCGGGCGGGGCTGCCTCAAGCCACGCGAGAAAACCGGTCAGCGCGTCTTCGCTCATGGCGAGTTCGAGGCGCGTACCCCGGTGCAGACAGGTGAGGATCACCGCGTCGGAGAGCAGCGCCAGCTCCTCCTCGCCGTCGGGGACCCGGCGGCCGGCCACCTCGATCGCGGAGCGCTCCAGGATGCGGCGCGGGCGGTAGGCGTAGGAGAAGACGCGGTACCACTCGATGCGGTCGCCGTTGTAGCGGGCGACGCCATAGCTCCAGCCCTTGCCGCTGGTGTCGGGTTTCTCCGGCACGTCCCAGCGCAGGGAACAGTCGAAAGTGCCGCCGGAGCGCTGGATGAGCCTGCGGCGCAGGCCGAAGACGAACAGCCCCAGCACCACGAGGGCGACAACGATTCCGCACACAGTCAGAGCGAGGACCATCGACACCGACCTCCTCGTCTCCTAGGTAACGGAACGGAAAAAACTTCCATATCTGCCTCAGCCGCGACCGGCACCGGATTGCTCCGGTCCCAGCCGCGGCTGAGTGACGTCGTCGCGTGCACTGTCCCAGAGCCTAAGGGCACTGGGCGGTACCCCCAGGGGTCAGCGCGCCGTCGCCGCCCGCAGACGGACCTCCGCGCGACGCTCGGCGACGTCGTCGCCCTCCGCCTTCGCGCGCTCGAGCTCCCGCTCCGCGCGCTGGACGTCGATCTCGTCCGACAGCTCGGCGATCTCGGCCAGCAGCGACAGCTTGTCGTCCGCGAACGAGATGAAACCGCCGTGCACCGCGGCGATGACAGTTCCACCGTCACTCGTACGGATGGTCACCGGGCCCGACTCCAGCACACCGAGCAGCGGCTGGTGACCGGGCATGACGCCGATGTCGCCGGACGTGGTGCGCGCGACGACCAGGGTGGCCTGGCCCGACCAGACCTCACGGTCGGCGGCGACCAGCGCGACGTGCAGCTCAGCAGCCAAGGTGGCTCCTCGGGTCACCACCCGGCGGTTCTGCCGGGTGTTGGTTACAAGTCTAGTAGGCGTGAGAGAGGGGGCGGGACGAACCCCCGCCCCCTCCATCAAGAGCTCAATGGCTCAAGAGCACCGGTGCGTCAGGAGACGCCCAGTTCCTTCGCGTTCTTCTTGAGGTCCTCGAGACCACCGCACATGAAGAACGCCTGCTCCGGGAAGTGGTCGAACTCACCGTCGCAGATCGCGTTGAACGCGGTGATCGACTCGTCCAGCGGCACGTCGGAGCCGTCCACACCGGTGAACTGCTTGGCGACGTGCGTGTTCTGCGACAGGAAGCGCTCGACGCGGCGGGCACGCTGGACGACCAGCTTGTCCTCCTCGCTGAGCTCGTCGATACCGAGGATCGCGATGATGTCCTGGAGGTCCTTGTACTTCTGGAGGATCCCCTTGACACGCATGGCGGTGTTGTAGTGGTCCGCCGCGATGTAGCGCGGGTCCAGGATGCGGGACGTGGAGTCCAGCGG
Above is a window of Streptomyces sp. DT2A-34 DNA encoding:
- a CDS encoding 3-hydroxyacyl-CoA dehydrogenase family protein produces the protein MARKLAVIGAGLMGSGIAQVSAQAGWDVVLRDVTDEALKRGTDGIKASYDKFVSKGKLEAHDADAALARITATTDLDAAADADVVVEAVFEKLEVKHEIFRTLDKIVREDTVLASNTSAIPITKIAAATERPERVVGVHFFSPVPMMQLVELVRGYKTSDETLAAAREFAESVGKTCIVVNRDVAGFVTTRLISALVVEATKLYESGVATAEDIDLACKLGFGHAMGPLATADLTGVDILLHATSNIYTESQDEKFAPPELMRRMVDAGDIGRKSGQGFYSY
- a CDS encoding ABC transporter ATP-binding protein encodes the protein MVEAVRGIDLAVREGEILGFLGPNGAGKTTTLRMLTTLLAPTGGAATVAGCDLATDPAGVRRACGYVAQSGGVDPQITVREELVTQGRLYRLTKTQATRRAEELARDLSLTDLLDRKAGALSGGQRRRLDIAMALTHRPKVLFLDEPTTGLDPGSRADLWDLIRRLRDEHGTTVFLTTHYLDEADALSDRLVVVDRGVVVAEGTPSALKLQYGGSIDASLQDTFLAITGRSATPADAAPVAV
- a CDS encoding ABC transporter permease; the protein is MLFQDTALIYGRYLRQSLRSRFALLFGVLMPLLYLLFFGPLLTDLPLGGRGSSWQMLVPGLLLQLGLFGASFAGFSVIIEQGQGVVERMRVTPVSRLALLLGRVLRDATVFVFQAVLLVLAALAMGLRAPVPGVLIGFAFVALLTVSLASLSYALAMKVRTPQEVGPAINAMTMPMMLLSGLMLPMTLGPRWLDVLSHFVPFRYLVDAVRDAYVGSYATAHMLYGVLVALAFTALAVTVGTRVFRTAGA
- a CDS encoding cob(I)yrinic acid a,c-diamide adenosyltransferase is translated as MVNLTRIYTRTGDQGTTALGDMSRVAKTDLRISAYADANEANAVIGTAIALGGLDEEVVKVLTRVQNDLFDVGADLSTPVVENPEFPPLRVEQFYIDKLEADCDRFNEQLEKLRSFILPGGTPGAALLHQACTVVRRAERSTWAALEVHGEAMNPLTATYLNRLSDLLFILARTANKSEGDVLWVPGGER
- a CDS encoding DUF5708 family protein, with product MSQASKNLLEGIVTFLTGLPLWLFTEDVDVPVVTLTKFGLVMMCVGGALVLVGLYQRVRENS
- a CDS encoding sensor histidine kinase, whose product is MALPRPHRFDVYIGIGGLLGGLLLVGIGLGTRTAKDPITLFDGPWPILVPLTVMAGCELLRRTAPRAALLIGTPAICVDVVTQGNLATVLMFTDIVYAAVLYGPLASARRIQWITGLLTVAGTLVPFAVWRVPEALLIGVVVGVVAYAPAATGWIVRNHRDAAEAARLRAEQTALLAEMDRAQAVTSERARMARELHDMVANHLSAIAIHSTAALSIDDPKTSQEALSVIRENSVEGLAEMRRLIGILRDSTGDTEPVAAPTLDGLDTLVDGARTNGLDVTLDASCPAVPTPVELAAYRIVQESLTNALKHASPGRVRVAVAQRDGCLTVAVTSPFGGDREGPRAPGSGAGLVGMRERVALLGGNFEAGPVQDPDSVDGKIWAVRATLPVTQGDRE
- a CDS encoding response regulator transcription factor → MIRVLVAEDQSAVRAGLVLILRSAPDIEVVGEAADGAQAVALARELRPDLVLMDVQMPRLDGVSATRQVVAERLADVLVLTTFDLDEYVFGALRAGAAGFLLKNTEARDLIEAVRTVARGEGLIAPAVTRRLIAEFAAKPVREPTADPSVLDSLTRREREVLACLGEGLSNAAIATRLDMAEATVKTHVSRLLGKLELRSRVQAAVLAQELGI
- a CDS encoding glycoside hydrolase family 18 chitinase codes for the protein MRFRHRAAAGFATLLLPFAGLVGLAGPAEAATSATATYAKTQDWGSGFEGKWTVKNTGTTSLSSWTVEWDFPSGTSVTSAWDADVTSSGTHRTAKNKSWNGTLAPGASVTFGFNGTGSGSPANCKLNGGSCDGGSVPGDNPPSAPGTPTASDISNTSVKLSWNAATDDKGIKNYDVLRDGAKVATVTTTSYTNTGLTAGTDYSYTVQARDTADQTGPVSGARAVRTTGGDPDPDPNPGSKVKLGYFTEWGVYGRNYHVKNLVTSGSASKITHINYAFGNVKDGKCVVDDTYAAHDKAYTADQSVSGTADTWDQPLRGNFNQLRQLKAKYPHIKVLYSFGGWTYSGGFGQAAANAAAFAKSCKAVVEDPRWADVFDGIDIDWEYPNACGLTCDTSGPAAFRNLSQALRAEFGSNYLITAAITADASSGGKIDAADYGGAAQYLDWYNVMTYDYFGAWDKTGPTAPHSPLTSYSGIPKEGFNSAAAIAKLKAKGVPASKLLLGIGFYGRGWTGVTQSAPGGTATGPATGTYEAGIEDYKVLKSSCPATGTIAGTAYAHCGSNWWSYDTPATIGTKMSWAKTQGLGGAFFWEFSGDTSNGELVSAINSGLN
- a CDS encoding DUF2550 domain-containing protein, coding for MVLALTVCGIVVALVVLGLFVFGLRRRLIQRSGGTFDCSLRWDVPEKPDTSGKGWSYGVARYNGDRIEWYRVFSYAYRPRRILERSAIEVAGRRVPDGEEELALLSDAVILTCLHRGTRLELAMSEDALTGFLAWLEAAPPGQRVNVA
- a CDS encoding F0F1 ATP synthase subunit epsilon; the protein is MAAELHVALVAADREVWSGQATLVVARTTSGDIGVMPGHQPLLGVLESGPVTIRTSDGGTVIAAVHGGFISFADDKLSLLAEIAELSDEIDVQRAERELERAKAEGDDVAERRAEVRLRAATAR